The segment GAGCCGTGGGCGTCGTCCGCGCAGACATAAGTGCATTGATTGCCGCGAAGTTTCTGGAAGCGCACCCACATATCGGTCTGGATGTACTCAAGCATATGGCCAAGGTGAATTGAACCATTGGCATAGGGCAGGGCGCTGGTGACGAGGATCTTGCGTGGCTCGGACATGGGGCTCGGCTACTTGATGAGACGGTGGTCGGCCACTATAAAGCGCCGAGCGATATATTTCACCCCGTGGCGGTGTATCTGATCGTTTACGCTGATTTTGACTGTTTCGAAAGCCTGCTTCCGTTGGTCTATTACAGGTACGATAGCGACCTGTTTTACTCAGTCTTTACGGGAGTTGCCCATGAGCGCAGTCAATCGCGCAGCGGTGGAGGCCGTCCTTCGCCAATACACCGACCCTTATTTGAATCAGGACCCGGTCAGTGCCGGATGCATTCGTACCATCGAGATTCAGGGCGAGCGCGTCAGTGTTCAGCTTGAGCTGGGCTATGCCGCTGGCTTGTTCAAGAGCGGTTGGGCGCAAGTGTTGCAAACGGCTATCGAGAATATGGATGGCGTTACCTCGGCCAAGGTCGATATCAGCTGTGTGATTTCGGCGCATAAGGCGCAGGCGCAAATCCCGGGTCTGGCCAATGTGAAGAACATTGTGGCAGTGGCCTCCGGTAAAGGCGGTGTGGGCAAATCCACGACCGCTGCCAATCTGGCTCTGGCGTTAGCGCGAGAAGGTGCGCGGGTGGGGATCCTGGATGCGGATATCTATGGTCCGAGCCAGGGAGTCATGTTCGGCATTGCCGAAGGTACTCGGCCAAAGATCCGTGATCAGAAGTGGTTTGTGCCCATTGAGGCTCACGGTGTTGAAGTGATGTCGATGGCTTTTTTGACTGACGACAACACGCCGATGGTCTGGCGCGGCCCGATGGTGTCGGGTGCGCTGTTGCAGCTTGTGACGCAAACGGCCTGGAATGACCTCGATTACCTGGTCATTGATATGCCGCCGGGTACCGGCGATATCCAGCTGACGCTGGCGCAAAAAGTCCCAGTGACCGGTTCGGTGATCGTGACTACCCCGCAGGACCTGGCTTTGCTGGATGCACGCAAGGGTGTCGAGATGTTCCGCAAGGTGAACATTCCGGTGCTGGGCGTGGTGGAGAACATGGCGGTCCACATTTGCTCGAACTGTGGTCATGCAGAGCATCTGTTTGGCGAGGGCGGTGGCGAGAAGCTGGCGACGCAATACGGCGTTGAGGTATTGGCCTCGTTGCCGCTGTCGATGGAAATTCGCGAGCAGGCCGATAACGGCAAGCCAACAGCGGTTGCAGATCCCAATAGCCCGATTGCGTTGATCTATCAGGAATTGGCTCGCCAGGTAGGGGCGCGGATTGTTCTGCATGAAGCGGCTTCGCAGGCCATGCCGACCATTACTACCACTGACGACTGAGTTGTGACGCAATACCTGTAGTCGCTGACGAGGTACGAGGCTGCGATAAGGCCCGCAGGGCCTTCAAAAATGGGGGCCGATACGCAGCCCATCGCCGCCTCGTGCCTCGTCAGCGACTACAAAATCGTGCCCGGGTTTATTGCAGGCATAAAAAAACCCCGCTTTTAAGGGCGGGGTTTTTTACTGGATCAGTACAAGTTAGATAACTTGAACTTCCTCAGCTTGCATGCCTTTCTGACCGCGGGTAGCGATGAAAGAAACCTGTTGGCCTTCTTTCAGGCTTTTGAAGCCGTCGGATTGGATTGCTTTGAAGTGAACAAACAGGTCGTCACCGGATTGTGGAGTGATGAAGCCGAAGCCTTTTTCATCGTTGAACCACTTAACGGTACCAGTTTGGCGATTAGACATGGTGTAACTCCTTGAACAAAGATAACTGCGACGCAGGAAAAGCCCTGGCCGAGACTGAGTGCAAAGAGCAGGAAAAATTCTTGGAGATGGTTGGATCGAAATTCAACATATCGTGTAGAGATTCTCAGTGACACAAGCAGCACAGTGGCGCCACCTTAACGCTTTTTTCCGAACGTGCAAAGGGTCTTTGCGAAGGTTTCTCTAAAAACGTGACTGACGGTTGCCCTCACAGCCTGTATTCACGGCATCTACAGCTATTTTCGATATTTTTGCCCCAGACTTTTGAACCGGGCCCTAGGGGGCGGTAAGATGCCCGACAGAATTTTCTACCTCGCTATTCAGGACACCCGCCATGAGCATCAAACCAGACAAGTGGATTCGCCGCATGGCGCAAGAGCACGGCATGATCGAACCTTTCGTCGAGCGTCAGGTGCGTGAAGAAGGCGAGAACCGTCTGATTTCCTACGGCGTATCGAGCTACGGCTACGACGTTCGTTGTGCAAACGAATTCAAAGTGTTCACCAATATCAACTCGGCGACCGTTGATCCGAAGAACTTCGACGCGGGCAGCTTTGTTGATGTCACCAGCGACGTCTGCATCATTCCGCCCAACTCCTTCGCTCTGGCACGCACGGTTGAGTACTTCCGTATCCCGCGCAACGTGCTGACCATCTGCCTGGGTAAAAGCACCTACGCTCGTTGCGGCATCATCGTTAACGTGACGCCGCTTGAGCCTGAGTGGGAAGGCCACGTAACGCTGGAGTTTTCGAACACCACGACATTGCCTGCCAAGATCTACGCCAACGAAGGCGTGGCACAAATGCTGTTCTTCGAGTCCGATGAAGAGTGCGAAGTGTCGTACAAGGACCGTGGCGGCAAATATCAGGGCCAGCGCGGCGTGACCTTGCCACGCACCTGACGAACAGAGGGAATTCTTGAGCGATAAAGCACTCTATTGAGTGTATTTCCGGTTACGCATCCAGCGAGCCGGATCATCGCTCAGGAGTGCCTCATGAAGATTGATCCGAGTATCCGCGCCCAACTGGCAAACCTTGAGCCTAATCAGGTAGGGGTGCTGGCGTGGTCTTTGCTTGCCTTCCCACAGTTGCATGCAGGTGGCATCCCCGGCCAGCCTGATCCCGATTCCCCGCAACCGATCGAACCCGAACCGGGCGTGCCAACGCTGCCTGACGAGCCACCGCCTGCCCCGATTGCGTGAATATTGACTTGC is part of the Pseudomonas sp. ML2-2023-3 genome and harbors:
- a CDS encoding cold-shock protein, which produces MSNRQTGTVKWFNDEKGFGFITPQSGDDLFVHFKAIQSDGFKSLKEGQQVSFIATRGQKGMQAEEVQVI
- the apbC gene encoding iron-sulfur cluster carrier protein ApbC, whose protein sequence is MSAVNRAAVEAVLRQYTDPYLNQDPVSAGCIRTIEIQGERVSVQLELGYAAGLFKSGWAQVLQTAIENMDGVTSAKVDISCVISAHKAQAQIPGLANVKNIVAVASGKGGVGKSTTAANLALALAREGARVGILDADIYGPSQGVMFGIAEGTRPKIRDQKWFVPIEAHGVEVMSMAFLTDDNTPMVWRGPMVSGALLQLVTQTAWNDLDYLVIDMPPGTGDIQLTLAQKVPVTGSVIVTTPQDLALLDARKGVEMFRKVNIPVLGVVENMAVHICSNCGHAEHLFGEGGGEKLATQYGVEVLASLPLSMEIREQADNGKPTAVADPNSPIALIYQELARQVGARIVLHEAASQAMPTITTTDD
- the dcd gene encoding dCTP deaminase; protein product: MSIKPDKWIRRMAQEHGMIEPFVERQVREEGENRLISYGVSSYGYDVRCANEFKVFTNINSATVDPKNFDAGSFVDVTSDVCIIPPNSFALARTVEYFRIPRNVLTICLGKSTYARCGIIVNVTPLEPEWEGHVTLEFSNTTTLPAKIYANEGVAQMLFFESDEECEVSYKDRGGKYQGQRGVTLPRT